DNA from bacterium:
TCACGGTCATGGTGAGCCTGCACGTGCTCGAGTTGGCGCGCGCCTACGGCGACAGGATGATCGGCTTCCACGGCGGCCGGGTGATCTTCGACGGTGCGCCCGACAAGCTGGACGACAAGGCGGTCCAGCAGATCTACAGCCGCGGCACCGCCCAGCTCCAACCCGTGTGAGGCCCTGATGCGCTCCTACACCAAGCCCCTGGATCCCCTCAAGCCGCACGTTCCCACTCGGTTCCCCGAGCGGCCTCGGCGCGCCAAGACCCCCTGGGTGCTCGGCGCCCTCATGGTGCTGTTGTTGGCCTGGGCCTTCGCCGGGGTGCAGTTCAACCTCAAGGAGCTGATCGAAGGCACCCCCAAGATGGTGGAGTGGGTCCAGCAGAGCCTGCCGCCCGACACCACGACCATCACCGACCCGGAGCGCTACGCGCTGCCGAGCGAGGTTTCGTCGTGGCAGCTCTTCGCGCCCTCGCCGCTCACCCCCGAGCAGGCCGAGATCAAGGACCGCTGGTGGGCCAACACCTTCCCCCAGACGGTGCTCGGGGCGACCATTCAGACCATCCAGATGGCCTTCGCGGGGACTTTCCTCGCGGTGCTCTTCGCCTTCCCCCTGTGCTTCCTGGCGGCGCGCAACACGAGCCCGCACCCCTACGTCTACCACGCGGTCAAGCTCGCGGTGAACTTCCTGCGCACCATCCCCGACTTCGCAGTCGGCTTGGTGCTCATCACGGCCATCGGCCTGGGGCCCTTTACCGGGACCATGGCGCTGGCCTTCCACACGGCGACGGTGCTGATCAAGCTCTTCGCCGAGGAGGTCGAGAACATCGACGGCGGCGTGGTGGAGGCGATCCAGGCCACGGGGGCGCGCTACGTGCAGGTGCTCGCCTTCGCGGTGGTGCCGCAGGTGATGCCGGGCTTCATCTCGTCGGTGCTCTACCGCTTCGAGACCAACATCCGCGCGGCCGCGGTGCTCGGCCTCATCGGCGCGGGCGGTATCGGCTTCATCATGAAGAGCGACTTCAGCCTCTTCCAGTACCCGCAGGCGGCCACCACGGTCCTGGTTTTGATCGTGCTCGTCATGCTGGTGGACTACACGTCGGCGCGCCTGCGCAAGATTGTGATCTAGCTTGAAACAGCATCCTAGCGCTCGCTCGGTGCTCTGGGTCGTCCCCGTCACGATGGTCGCGTTCTTTGCGACCGCCGTGCTGTGGAGCATCATCGGCCCCCTCTTGATCCCAGCCCTGCGGGGCAACGAGCGCCTCATCTCCCTGACCGGCTTCTTTCCCATCGAGCTCATCGGGGTGCTCGTGCCGTCGCTCGTGGCCTGCAAGATCGGCAAGGTCGACTTTCGCGCGGTCTTTCCCTTCCGGCGGGTGGCCTGGTGGCGCCTGTTGCTTATCGTGGGCGCCACCTTCGGCCTGGCGCTCGTCATCACCTACCTGCAGGGCTGGTTTGCCCAGGCGACGGGCCTGCCCTATCCCAAGGACGTCACTGACCTGATCCGGGCGCACACCCCGATGCAGTGGGCCTTCATGTTGCTTGCGGTGGCCTTCGTGCCCGCCTTCGCCGAAGAGATGGTCACCCGGGGCTACGTCCAGTCGGCCCTGGTACCGCGCCTCGGCCTGGTCTGGGGGATCCTGCTCACGGCGGGAATCTTCGCCCTCATGCACTTCCTGCCGGCGGGGATTCCGACCTACGTGATCCTCGGGATCTGGCTGTCGTGGGTGCGGCACCGCACCGGCTCGATGATCGGGCCGATCGCCGCCCATGCCACCAACAACACGCTCGCCCTCTTGCAGGCGAACCTGGTGCCCGAGGCCTACTGGGCGACGAACATCGCATGGGTGCTGCCGCTGGGCGTCGTGCTGTTCGGCACGCTGGGCTACCTGTCCTTGAAGGACCTGAAGTAGCCCCCTGTCCTACTGTTCCGCCTGCGGCTGGATCGCGGGCTTCGGGAACGGCAGCTTCTCGCGGTCCTTGGCCACGGCGATGACCAGGAGCGGCACATCGGCCGGGATCATGAGCGACTGCACCATGTGGTCCCCCACCCGGCGCGGGGCCGGGGTGCCATCCAGGGCTGCGACCATGTGCTCGCGGACCTCGGGGTGGTACTTGTCGGGGATGCCCGATTGCATCAGGAAGCTGTCGAGGAGCTCACGCTCGGCCTTGAGGACCTCGGGGTCGCCGACCACGGGGATCGCGAAGATCTCACTCTCGATCTTGCCGCCCTTCACGACCAGCATGACCTGGCAGGCCTTCTTGTAGGTGGTGGTGGCCCGGTAGGTAACGCCGTTGAGCGTCTTGTTCTTGAGCGAGAAGGGCTCCAGGAAGGCGACCTGGCCGCTGGTGACCATGGGCCCCGCCTCGAAGTTTTCTACCGTGTCACCGACGCGCGCTTCGGCCCCGTGTGCGGAGAGCAGCCCAAGCGCCAATGCGAGCGCCGCCACGATCCCCCGATGTCGCCCTGCCATGAGCCACCTCCTCCGATGAGGATCCGCCTCCCCCACCCGGAGGAGTGTGGCGCTATGGTAGTGCAGCGCGCCCCGGCGTGCATCGCATGGTCTGTCGCTGCGGTATGCTAGAATCACCTGTCGGCGCGACCATCCAGAAGGAGATTCCGTTGCCCCGCCTTTTCCCTCTTGCCGTTGCCCTGGCGCTCGTCGTCCCGCTTGCGACCGCCTGCGCCCCTTCGTTGCGGATCATGGATCGCTCGCGCGATGCATCCTTTCCGGGTGCGCGCGGGGATGCAGCGCGCTACGAGGCGGTCCGTGCCGAGTGGACCCGGACCGAGGCGC
Protein-coding regions in this window:
- the phnE gene encoding phosphonate ABC transporter, permease protein PhnE, whose protein sequence is MRSYTKPLDPLKPHVPTRFPERPRRAKTPWVLGALMVLLLAWAFAGVQFNLKELIEGTPKMVEWVQQSLPPDTTTITDPERYALPSEVSSWQLFAPSPLTPEQAEIKDRWWANTFPQTVLGATIQTIQMAFAGTFLAVLFAFPLCFLAARNTSPHPYVYHAVKLAVNFLRTIPDFAVGLVLITAIGLGPFTGTMALAFHTATVLIKLFAEEVENIDGGVVEAIQATGARYVQVLAFAVVPQVMPGFISSVLYRFETNIRAAAVLGLIGAGGIGFIMKSDFSLFQYPQAATTVLVLIVLVMLVDYTSARLRKIVI
- a CDS encoding CPBP family intramembrane metalloprotease, encoding MKQHPSARSVLWVVPVTMVAFFATAVLWSIIGPLLIPALRGNERLISLTGFFPIELIGVLVPSLVACKIGKVDFRAVFPFRRVAWWRLLLIVGATFGLALVITYLQGWFAQATGLPYPKDVTDLIRAHTPMQWAFMLLAVAFVPAFAEEMVTRGYVQSALVPRLGLVWGILLTAGIFALMHFLPAGIPTYVILGIWLSWVRHRTGSMIGPIAAHATNNTLALLQANLVPEAYWATNIAWVLPLGVVLFGTLGYLSLKDLK